CGACGAGCGCATAGTCAGCGAATCCGCTCCGGACAAGTCGGTATTGCTGGTCGAGGATAATCCGGTCAATGCCCTGCTGGCGCAGATCCTGCTCCAGCGCGAAGGCTGCCGTGTCGAACGTGCCTCGTCCGGTGAGGAAGCCATCGATATTGTTAAGTCCCGCCAGTTCGATATCATCTTCATGGATCTCGGCCTGCCGGGCATTGATGGCCTCGGCGCGGTGCGTGAAATCCGCGCCATGGGTATCCGCACCCCGGTTATCGCCCTGACGGCCAATGCCTATGAGGAAGACCGCCGCGCCAGCATCCATGCCGGCATGAACGACTTCCTGACCAAGCCGATCGAGCTGGTGGCGCTCAAACATCGCCTCCAGACCTGGACCGGAGAGCACCCGACCGCCAAAAGCGCCTAGACTTACATCCCAAAGCCTCATACCGTTCCTCTGAAATGACAGAGGACAGCGAATGACGGTCACGGCAGACGACGCAAAAAAGCCCAAACTCTCGGCACTTTCCGCCCTGCTGGCCTTTTTCAAACCCAAGCCCCTGCTGATGCTGGCGCTGGGCTATGCCTCCGGAATGCCCTTCCTGCTGGTCAACGATACCCTCAGCGCCTGGCTGCGCGTCGAGGGGCTGTCACTGCAGGTGATCGGTTTCTTCGTGCTGGTCACCTTTTCCTACACATTGAAATTCATGTGGGCGCCGCTGCTCGACCGGCTGAATGTGCCGTGGCTGAATGGCAAGCTTGGTCACCGCCGCGCCTGGATGCTGGTTTTACAGGCCGCAGTGGCCTTGGGTCTGCTCGGCATCGCCGTCTGTGATCCGAAGGTCAGCCTTGGCCAGATGGCGGCTTTCGCGGCGCTGACCGCCTTCTTTGGTGCCAGTCAGGATATCGTCATGGATGCCTGGCGGATTGAATCGGTCGAGCCCGAAATGCAGGGCATCATGACCGCCGCCTATCAGTGGGGCTATCGGATCGCCATGATGGTGGCGGGCGCCGTACCGCTGATCCTGTCCTCACGCATCGGCTGGCCGCTGGCCTATGCCACCATGGCCCTGATGATGGCCATCGGCTGGATCGCCGTGCTTCTGGCGCCGCGCGGACCCGCACATAATCCGCGGCCGATCCATTATGAGGGCCTGCCGGTACGGCCGGTTCTGGAGTGGATGGAATGGATCATTCGCGGCCTGGTTATCCTGTTTGCCGCCCTGATGATGGGTTCCGGCCTCACCGCCAATGCCGATCTGATGAATGGCCTGCTCAGTCATCTGGGCCTGAGCCCCGAGGCGCAGGCCGCGTTCAAAACCGCCTTTACCGCCAAGGCCACCGGGCCTTTCCTGCAAATTCCGTTTACCCTGGCGGGCCTGGGCCTGATGCTCGGCGCGTGTCTGCCCCTGCCTTGGCCGACCCGTCCCGGCGCCTATTTCAAAGGCGCCTTTATCGAGCCGCTGGCCGATTTCTTCCGGCGCTACAAGGACTGGGCCGGCTTTATCTTCGCCCTGATCTGCCTTTATCGCATCAGTGAATTTACCCTCAGCATCATGAATCCCTTCTATGTCGATCTCGGCTTCTCGCTCGATGCCGTGGGGGAAATGCGTAAGGGCTTTGGCGTGCTGATGCTGGTGGTCGGTGTCGGGATTGCCGGCTGGCTGATCGCGCGTTTTGGCGTTCGCAATTCGTTGGTGATTGGCGCCATTGCCGGACCCTTCAGTCACGTCGGTTTCATGTGGCTTGCGGCGGCCGGCCATTCCCTGCCGATCTTCGCGGCTGCGCTTGCCATGGACAATATCGCCGCCTCTATCGCCGGCACATCGCTGATCGCCTATATGTCCACCCTGGTGAGTC
This sequence is a window from Asticcacaulis sp.. Protein-coding genes within it:
- a CDS encoding MFS transporter; the encoded protein is MTVTADDAKKPKLSALSALLAFFKPKPLLMLALGYASGMPFLLVNDTLSAWLRVEGLSLQVIGFFVLVTFSYTLKFMWAPLLDRLNVPWLNGKLGHRRAWMLVLQAAVALGLLGIAVCDPKVSLGQMAAFAALTAFFGASQDIVMDAWRIESVEPEMQGIMTAAYQWGYRIAMMVAGAVPLILSSRIGWPLAYATMALMMAIGWIAVLLAPRGPAHNPRPIHYEGLPVRPVLEWMEWIIRGLVILFAALMMGSGLTANADLMNGLLSHLGLSPEAQAAFKTAFTAKATGPFLQIPFTLAGLGLMLGACLPLPWPTRPGAYFKGAFIEPLADFFRRYKDWAGFIFALICLYRISEFTLSIMNPFYVDLGFSLDAVGEMRKGFGVLMLVVGVGIAGWLIARFGVRNSLVIGAIAGPFSHVGFMWLAAAGHSLPIFAAALAMDNIAASIAGTSLIAYMSTLVSPQYTAPQYAIFSSFYAILGKLVASQSGRIVEGAAKSADAGGISSIFKGLMSHLHADSYVTASAKLGVTPAAMGAGYFAFFAYTIGIGFIAIAMSFWLYFRREEGSEEKV